From a region of the Paenibacillus segetis genome:
- the spoVE gene encoding stage V sporulation protein E, whose product MGKSRTAPDFWLLASILGLLAIGIVMVYSAGSVLAFHDYGDSFYFVKRQLLFATLGLVAMFFTMNLDYRVLKKYAKVTLLLCFGLLIVVLIPGVGVVRGGARSWLGISSFGIQPSEFMKLGMILFLSYWLGKEDYRITAFAKGLLPPLGLIGLAFGLIMLQPDLGTGTVMLGASMLIVFTAGARIKHLAGLAAVGAMGFVGLILAAPYRLQRITAFLDPWSDPLGAGYQIIQSLYAIGPGGLAGLGLGMSRQKFSYVPEPQTDFIFSILAEELGFIGGLLVLVLFLILVWRGMRVAMTIDDTFGSLLAVGIVGMVGVQVVINIGVVIGLMPVTGITLPLISYGGSSLTLMLTAFGILLNLSRYAR is encoded by the coding sequence ATGGGAAAGAGCCGTACGGCACCTGATTTTTGGTTGTTGGCCAGCATTCTAGGACTGCTGGCCATTGGAATTGTAATGGTCTATAGCGCGGGTTCAGTACTCGCTTTTCACGATTATGGCGATTCCTTCTATTTTGTGAAGCGTCAGCTTCTATTCGCAACGCTTGGTTTGGTTGCTATGTTCTTTACGATGAATTTGGATTATCGTGTGTTGAAGAAATATGCAAAGGTTACCTTATTGCTATGTTTCGGGTTATTAATCGTTGTTCTTATTCCGGGCGTTGGTGTTGTCCGTGGCGGTGCAAGAAGCTGGCTTGGTATCAGTTCATTTGGTATTCAGCCTTCCGAATTCATGAAGTTAGGTATGATTCTGTTTCTATCGTACTGGCTCGGTAAAGAGGATTATAGAATTACCGCATTCGCCAAAGGACTGCTGCCCCCGTTAGGCTTAATTGGTTTAGCATTTGGCTTGATTATGCTCCAACCTGATTTAGGCACAGGGACTGTCATGCTGGGCGCATCTATGCTGATCGTCTTTACTGCAGGGGCGCGGATTAAGCATCTGGCAGGACTGGCAGCAGTAGGGGCTATGGGGTTTGTAGGTTTGATTCTTGCCGCGCCATATCGGCTTCAACGAATCACGGCTTTTCTTGACCCCTGGTCAGACCCGTTAGGTGCAGGATATCAGATTATTCAGTCTTTATATGCTATCGGGCCAGGCGGTCTGGCTGGGCTGGGACTTGGAATGAGTCGTCAAAAATTCAGTTATGTACCGGAGCCCCAGACGGACTTTATATTTTCCATTCTAGCTGAGGAACTTGGTTTTATCGGCGGATTACTTGTTCTTGTATTATTTCTGATCTTAGTGTGGCGTGGTATGAGAGTCGCGATGACGATAGATGATACCTTTGGAAGTCTACTTGCCGTGGGTATTGTCGGTATGGTAGGAGTGCAAGTGGTGATCAATATCGGCGTAGTTATTGGCCTTATGCCTGTCACAGGAATTACATTGCCGCTAATTAGTTATGGTGGCTCCTCATTAACGCTAATGCTAACAGCATTTGGCATTCTACTAAATTTATCACGTTATGCGAGGTGA
- the murA gene encoding UDP-N-acetylglucosamine 1-carboxyvinyltransferase has product MDKLVIEGGRPLSGSIRIHGAKNAALPILAASLLSEGNVMLRNVPRLLDIDVMLGILGRLGCKASHKGDTVMIDASSTDSYHVPEDLMKQMRSSIFLMGPLLAKFGEVCIYQPGGCAIGERKIDLHLRGLQALGASIEENNDQIWCRASKLTGSDIHLDYPSVGATENIMMAAALAEGTTVITNAAREPEIQDLQNFLNKMGASIMGGGTDTIKIRGVKRLYSCEYEIIPDRIVAGTALIAAAATRGTVTLSHCNPSHLVSLLHVLRRVGVQIRACNDIITVSSVGRPKAVEVIVTSPYPSFPTDLQSQVMVLLSLADGFSLMKETVFEGRFKHVDELVRMGADISVDLNSAFIRGVPRLYGATVEATDLRAGAALVIAGLAAQGRTIVEQVHHIDRGYDRIELMFQCLGGVMHREAPVLKQLDLA; this is encoded by the coding sequence TTGGACAAATTGGTGATTGAAGGTGGGAGACCCCTATCAGGATCCATTCGTATCCATGGAGCGAAAAATGCCGCACTGCCGATTCTAGCAGCCAGCCTGCTGTCCGAAGGCAATGTGATGCTCAGAAATGTTCCTCGACTGCTCGATATTGATGTAATGTTGGGCATACTGGGCCGCTTAGGCTGCAAAGCGTCACACAAAGGCGATACGGTGATGATCGATGCGAGCTCCACCGATTCCTATCATGTGCCGGAAGATTTGATGAAGCAAATGAGATCTTCCATCTTTCTAATGGGACCTTTATTGGCCAAATTCGGTGAGGTGTGCATCTACCAACCGGGTGGTTGTGCAATTGGAGAACGAAAGATTGATCTGCACCTGAGGGGGCTGCAGGCGCTCGGAGCAAGTATTGAAGAGAATAATGATCAAATTTGGTGTAGAGCTAGTAAATTGACAGGTAGCGATATCCATTTGGATTATCCAAGTGTAGGGGCCACAGAGAATATTATGATGGCGGCGGCACTTGCTGAGGGAACCACGGTAATCACCAATGCAGCACGGGAACCCGAAATTCAGGATTTGCAAAATTTCTTGAATAAAATGGGCGCCAGTATTATGGGTGGTGGTACTGATACGATTAAGATTCGGGGAGTTAAACGATTATATTCTTGTGAATATGAAATCATTCCTGATCGGATTGTAGCCGGAACTGCGCTAATCGCTGCTGCAGCTACCCGGGGAACGGTGACGTTATCCCATTGCAATCCATCGCATTTGGTCTCACTGCTTCACGTGCTACGGCGTGTTGGTGTTCAAATCAGGGCATGTAATGATATAATAACCGTAAGTAGTGTTGGACGACCGAAAGCGGTAGAGGTCATCGTAACCTCACCTTATCCTTCTTTTCCTACCGATTTACAATCTCAAGTCATGGTATTGCTATCATTGGCTGATGGATTTAGTCTGATGAAAGAGACGGTATTCGAGGGCAGATTCAAACATGTGGACGAATTAGTTCGTATGGGTGCTGACATTTCTGTAGATTTAAACTCAGCTTTCATTCGTGGTGTGCCAAGGCTATATGGTGCTACGGTGGAGGCGACAGATCTGAGAGCAGGGGCTGCACTTGTTATTGCTGGGTTAGCCGCACAGGGAAGAACGATTGTTGAGCAGGTTCATCATATCGACCGCGGCTATGACCGGATTGAATTGATGTTCCAATGTTTAGGTGGCGTTATGCATCGGGAAGCCCCTGTATTGAAGCAATTGGATTTAGCCTGA
- the murB gene encoding UDP-N-acetylmuramate dehydrogenase has translation MQQWISKISELDVGTVIPNEPMSKYTTWKIGGPADALIVPENSRQLAGLITRLYEEQIPWMIIGKGSNMLVSDKGIRGAVIKLSGELEQISFSDNEVKAGGGASFVRVSIMAGKEGLTGLEFAGGIPGSVGGAVYMNAGAHGSDVSRIFKSAEIVLENGELATYTAGDMEFAYRHSILHEKRGIVTKAYFSLTKGDRLEIGAAMAAYKDRRRKTQPLKQPCAGSVFRNPSGEHAARLIEAAGLKGLKVGGAEVSTLHANFIVNTGQATAEDVLTLMEQIKDIIASKFGIALVPEVFFVGER, from the coding sequence ATGCAGCAATGGATATCGAAAATTTCAGAGCTCGATGTCGGAACCGTCATCCCAAATGAACCGATGTCAAAGTATACAACTTGGAAAATAGGAGGACCCGCTGACGCCTTGATCGTTCCAGAGAACAGTCGTCAACTTGCGGGTCTTATTACTCGGCTCTATGAAGAGCAAATTCCTTGGATGATCATCGGAAAAGGTTCAAATATGCTTGTATCTGATAAAGGAATCCGCGGCGCTGTGATTAAGCTGAGTGGGGAATTGGAACAAATCTCATTCTCAGATAACGAGGTCAAAGCCGGTGGTGGTGCTTCATTTGTCAGAGTCAGCATTATGGCGGGAAAAGAGGGATTGACCGGTCTTGAGTTTGCCGGAGGAATTCCTGGTTCTGTTGGCGGTGCCGTATATATGAACGCCGGCGCACATGGGTCTGATGTGTCACGTATATTCAAATCCGCTGAAATTGTTCTGGAGAACGGTGAATTGGCAACTTATACTGCGGGGGACATGGAGTTTGCATATCGGCACTCTATTCTGCACGAAAAGCGCGGTATTGTAACAAAAGCTTACTTCTCACTCACCAAGGGTGATCGCTTGGAGATCGGAGCTGCTATGGCGGCTTACAAAGACCGCCGGCGTAAGACACAGCCGCTAAAGCAACCGTGCGCAGGCAGTGTCTTCCGTAATCCATCGGGCGAACATGCTGCGAGGCTGATCGAAGCTGCGGGGCTTAAAGGTCTTAAAGTAGGCGGAGCTGAGGTCTCCACGTTACATGCTAATTTCATTGTGAATACTGGGCAAGCGACAGCAGAGGACGTTCTTACGCTCATGGAGCAAATCAAGGACATCATTGCATCGAAGTTTGGAATTGCATTGGTGCCGGAGGTCTTCTTCGTGGGTGAACGGTAA
- the murG gene encoding undecaprenyldiphospho-muramoylpentapeptide beta-N-acetylglucosaminyltransferase, producing MRVVLSGGGTGGHIYPALAVASQCAAEYPDAEFLYIGGQKGLESSLVPKENIPFEAIDISGFRRKLSIDNIKTIVRFLKGVSTSKKLLRQFKPDVVIGTGGYVCGPVVYAASKLGIPSIIHEQNAVPGLTNRFLSKYVSTVAVSFEGTESSFSGAKNIIYTGNPRATTVHQADKNKGYASLDLQVGSSVVLVVGGSRGAKAINEAMIAMAPYVKSLDHIRFVYVTGDNYYKPTLDAIVSEIGQLPSNLQVLPYVHNMPEVLACTSLIVNRAGASFLAEITSLGIPSILIPSPNVTNNHQEKNARTLEKSGAAEVILEPSLTGELLFASIERIMKNPSLHTSMSAASQQLGKPESAHLIVEEMTRLTQQ from the coding sequence ATGCGCGTCGTACTAAGCGGTGGTGGAACGGGAGGACACATCTATCCTGCTCTTGCTGTCGCCAGTCAATGTGCTGCTGAATATCCCGATGCTGAGTTTTTGTATATCGGCGGGCAAAAAGGACTGGAAAGTTCTCTAGTTCCTAAGGAGAATATTCCATTTGAAGCGATCGACATTTCCGGGTTCCGTAGGAAGTTGTCAATAGATAATATTAAAACGATAGTGCGTTTTCTCAAAGGTGTGTCTACCTCCAAAAAACTTCTGCGTCAATTCAAACCTGACGTTGTAATTGGTACAGGTGGATATGTGTGTGGACCGGTAGTTTATGCGGCTTCTAAACTCGGTATTCCGAGTATTATCCACGAGCAGAATGCGGTTCCAGGTTTGACCAATCGTTTCTTAAGTAAATATGTTTCTACGGTAGCCGTAAGCTTTGAGGGTACGGAATCGTCTTTTTCTGGAGCAAAAAATATTATTTATACCGGAAATCCACGTGCAACAACGGTTCATCAGGCCGATAAGAATAAAGGTTATGCTTCTCTTGACTTGCAGGTAGGAAGCTCTGTTGTGCTTGTAGTTGGCGGTAGCCGTGGAGCAAAGGCGATTAATGAAGCGATGATTGCTATGGCCCCATATGTGAAATCACTAGATCATATCCGGTTTGTTTATGTCACAGGAGATAACTATTATAAACCTACGTTAGATGCCATCGTCTCTGAGATAGGACAGCTACCCTCGAATTTACAGGTGTTGCCTTACGTGCATAACATGCCAGAGGTACTTGCATGCACCTCACTTATCGTAAATCGTGCGGGCGCTTCTTTTTTAGCAGAAATAACATCGTTGGGAATTCCCTCGATTCTGATTCCGTCACCGAATGTGACGAACAACCATCAGGAGAAAAATGCGAGAACATTGGAGAAGTCGGGTGCGGCAGAAGTCATATTAGAACCCTCATTAACGGGGGAATTGCTCTTTGCATCCATCGAACGAATCATGAAGAATCCGTCACTACACACCTCGATGTCAGCTGCCTCACAACAGTTAGGTAAACCAGAATCAGCCCATTTAATTGTTGAAGAGATGACTAGACTAACGCAGCAATGA
- the mraY gene encoding phospho-N-acetylmuramoyl-pentapeptide-transferase translates to MDFGLILLTIGVSFILAVISAPLLIPLLRRMKFGQQIRGEGPQSHLKKAGTPTMGGVVIILAFTLAFLKFSVVNTDFYVLLVATLGFGLVGFLDDYIKIIFKRSLGLTPKQKLFGQLLFAGIICALLISEGHSTAIGIPGTGISFDWGGWFYYPFIVIMMLAVTNAVNFTDGLDGLLSGVSAIAFGAYAVIAMQATSIPAAVCAAAMIGAVLGFLVFNAHPAKVFMGDTGSLGIGGAISAIAIITKSELLFLIIGGIFVIEMLSVVLQVVSFKTRGKRIFKMSPIHHHFELSGWSEWRVVVTFWTVGLVLAVIGLYLNKGL, encoded by the coding sequence ATGGATTTTGGACTAATACTATTAACGATCGGCGTATCATTTATTTTGGCGGTTATTTCGGCTCCACTGCTTATTCCGTTGTTGCGAAGAATGAAGTTTGGACAGCAAATTCGCGGCGAGGGACCACAGTCGCATCTTAAGAAGGCTGGAACGCCTACAATGGGCGGAGTTGTCATCATACTGGCGTTTACACTTGCATTCCTGAAGTTTTCAGTTGTAAATACAGATTTTTATGTTCTGCTGGTAGCTACACTCGGCTTCGGTCTTGTTGGATTTTTGGATGATTATATCAAAATCATATTTAAACGTTCCTTGGGACTAACGCCCAAACAGAAATTGTTCGGACAGCTTCTTTTCGCCGGTATCATATGTGCACTGCTGATTTCTGAAGGACATAGTACCGCAATCGGCATCCCGGGAACCGGGATATCTTTTGATTGGGGCGGTTGGTTCTATTATCCTTTTATTGTGATTATGATGTTAGCTGTGACCAATGCGGTTAATTTCACTGACGGCTTGGATGGATTGTTATCCGGAGTTAGTGCGATTGCTTTTGGCGCATATGCGGTGATTGCGATGCAGGCTACCTCTATTCCAGCGGCGGTCTGCGCTGCTGCGATGATTGGGGCTGTACTCGGATTCCTCGTCTTTAATGCCCATCCAGCAAAGGTGTTCATGGGCGATACGGGCTCACTCGGGATCGGTGGTGCCATTTCGGCGATTGCTATAATAACGAAGAGTGAATTGCTGTTTCTTATCATCGGCGGTATCTTTGTTATCGAGATGTTGTCCGTTGTGCTGCAGGTGGTTTCCTTTAAGACAAGAGGTAAGCGTATATTTAAAATGAGTCCTATTCACCATCACTTCGAGTTGTCAGGATGGTCGGAATGGCGAGTTGTTGTTACTTTTTGGACCGTTGGTCTCGTACTAGCGGTTATCGGACTTTACTTGAACAAGGGGTTGTAG
- a CDS encoding UDP-N-acetylmuramoyl-L-alanyl-D-glutamate--2,6-diaminopimelate ligase: MLLKDLATYLISSQIQGDSETDCSGIAIDSRKVGTGDLFVCLPGHTVDGHDYAARAKEQGAAALVVERWLEDISLPQLKVKDSRLAMAVLGNVFFNEPSAGLKVIGVTGTNGKTTTTYLIERILQDQGKNTGLIGTIERRYNGQKFPMSGTTPESLDLQRYLHEMTEANCEYCVMEVSSHALEQGRVKGTKFRTAVFTNLTQDHLDYHNTMEEYRAAKGLFFSRLGNTYAADPASRSYAILNLDDEASTYYAKQTAAEIITYGVENKADVFASNISVTSKGTSFHVETPFGSTDISLHMVGKFNVYNALAAIAVTLLEGISLEDIKASLESIPGVEGRVEAVHEGQDFAVIVDYAHSPDGLENVLRTVNEFAKGRVICVFGCGGDRDRTKRPIMGQIAARYSEHVIVTSDNPRTEQPELILKDIQAGLEKANVSPDQYELIVDRREAIQKAIEMASHEDVVLIAGKGHETYQLIGTAVLDFDDRVVAKEAIRGLGK, encoded by the coding sequence ATGCTGCTTAAAGATTTAGCAACTTATTTAATATCTTCCCAAATACAGGGGGATAGTGAGACAGACTGCAGCGGAATTGCGATTGATTCACGGAAGGTTGGGACGGGCGACTTATTTGTTTGTCTACCGGGTCATACCGTTGACGGTCATGATTATGCGGCACGGGCTAAGGAACAGGGAGCCGCGGCTTTAGTAGTGGAGAGATGGTTGGAAGACATATCACTCCCTCAGCTCAAAGTGAAAGATAGCCGGCTTGCTATGGCAGTGTTAGGAAATGTATTTTTCAATGAACCAAGTGCTGGGTTAAAAGTGATTGGTGTGACGGGAACAAATGGAAAGACGACAACAACTTATTTGATTGAGCGAATTCTTCAGGATCAAGGCAAGAACACGGGGCTGATCGGGACAATTGAACGAAGATACAATGGACAGAAGTTTCCGATGTCCGGTACAACGCCAGAATCTTTAGATTTACAGAGATACTTACATGAGATGACCGAAGCTAATTGCGAGTATTGTGTAATGGAAGTGTCATCTCATGCGCTTGAACAGGGTCGTGTGAAAGGGACAAAATTCCGTACTGCGGTATTTACTAATCTCACGCAGGATCACTTGGATTATCATAATACAATGGAAGAATATCGCGCTGCAAAAGGTCTGTTCTTCTCTCGCTTGGGCAACACTTATGCTGCAGACCCAGCATCAAGAAGTTACGCAATCTTAAATTTGGACGATGAAGCTTCCACCTATTATGCCAAACAGACAGCAGCTGAGATTATTACTTATGGCGTGGAGAATAAAGCGGATGTATTTGCTTCGAACATTTCAGTAACTTCAAAGGGAACCTCTTTTCATGTGGAAACGCCTTTCGGAAGTACTGATATTTCTCTTCATATGGTTGGTAAGTTTAATGTATATAATGCGCTGGCTGCAATTGCGGTGACGCTACTCGAGGGCATTTCACTTGAAGATATTAAGGCTAGCTTGGAATCCATTCCAGGTGTAGAAGGTCGGGTAGAAGCGGTACATGAAGGCCAAGATTTCGCAGTGATCGTCGACTACGCGCATAGCCCTGATGGGCTGGAGAATGTACTTCGTACTGTGAATGAGTTTGCCAAGGGTCGCGTGATTTGTGTTTTCGGCTGTGGTGGAGATCGTGATCGCACGAAGCGGCCTATTATGGGGCAAATCGCTGCCCGTTATTCGGAGCATGTTATTGTGACATCGGATAACCCAAGAACGGAGCAACCGGAATTGATCCTGAAAGACATTCAGGCAGGACTTGAGAAAGCTAATGTTAGTCCGGATCAATATGAACTCATTGTGGATCGGCGCGAAGCCATTCAAAAGGCTATTGAAATGGCAAGCCATGAAGATGTAGTATTGATTGCGGGGAAAGGTCATGAAACCTATCAATTGATCGGAACCGCGGTGCTCGATTTTGATGATCGTGTCGTAGCCAAAGAAGCGATAAGGGGTTTGGGAAAGTGA
- the murD gene encoding UDP-N-acetylmuramoyl-L-alanine--D-glutamate ligase: MNHPEEYRGQQVVVLGLAKSGVQVAKTLYEHGAIVTVNDRKNRQECPEASQLEALGISVICGGHPEGLIHSEVKLVVKNPGIPYTAPPVVRAIELGIDVVTEVEVAYHLCQAPIIGVTGSNGKTTTTTWIGNILEAAGLNPIVAGNIGTPLCEACKDAEPRNWMVVELSSFQLKGTQEFTPKIGCLLNVAETHLDYHGTMDDYIASKSKLFAGQSESDIAVINWDDPVCRELVPYIKGRLIPFSMTEELQSEGVYIHPSFVPNVEDGLQRSILYRDASGQLHTIIQVDEIALPGRFNVENALAAIAVSLAAGADPEVLREPLRSFRGVEHRLEFVEVKQGVTYYNNSKATNSKATTMALGAISAPIVLIAGGLDRGSDYMELLPVFKDKVKAVVAIGQTKEKIGHIAALAGLTDIRLVDTGDSATEVLRAAIIEAASLAEPGDVVLLSPACASWDMFASYEERGRIFKEVVHTL; this comes from the coding sequence ATGAATCATCCAGAAGAATACCGAGGACAACAAGTGGTTGTCCTCGGTCTTGCAAAGAGCGGCGTTCAAGTCGCCAAAACCCTTTATGAGCATGGGGCGATCGTTACAGTTAATGATAGAAAGAATAGGCAGGAATGTCCCGAAGCATCTCAATTAGAGGCTTTGGGAATTTCTGTGATTTGCGGAGGTCATCCAGAGGGGCTCATTCATTCTGAGGTGAAACTGGTAGTTAAGAATCCAGGTATCCCGTATACAGCGCCTCCTGTAGTCAGAGCAATCGAGCTCGGAATCGATGTGGTGACAGAAGTCGAGGTTGCTTATCATTTGTGTCAAGCTCCGATCATCGGTGTTACTGGATCGAATGGTAAGACCACAACAACGACATGGATCGGCAATATTCTTGAGGCCGCTGGGCTAAATCCCATTGTAGCGGGGAATATCGGCACACCACTGTGTGAAGCTTGCAAGGATGCGGAACCGCGTAATTGGATGGTCGTAGAGCTAAGTAGTTTTCAATTAAAAGGAACTCAGGAGTTTACCCCAAAGATCGGTTGTTTGCTCAATGTTGCAGAGACGCATCTTGATTATCACGGGACGATGGATGATTATATCGCTTCAAAATCCAAGCTGTTCGCAGGTCAAAGTGAAAGTGACATCGCAGTTATTAATTGGGACGACCCTGTATGTAGAGAGTTGGTTCCTTATATTAAGGGTAGATTGATTCCATTCTCAATGACGGAGGAACTACAGTCAGAGGGAGTATATATTCATCCTTCTTTTGTTCCCAATGTAGAGGACGGCTTGCAACGTAGTATACTTTATCGAGATGCATCGGGTCAGCTACATACCATCATCCAGGTGGATGAAATCGCGCTTCCTGGTCGCTTTAACGTGGAGAATGCTCTAGCAGCTATTGCAGTGTCTTTGGCCGCAGGAGCAGACCCAGAGGTTCTGAGAGAGCCACTTCGTAGTTTCCGTGGGGTAGAACATCGTCTGGAATTCGTTGAGGTTAAGCAGGGTGTAACCTACTATAACAATTCCAAAGCGACTAATTCTAAGGCGACAACGATGGCTTTGGGTGCTATATCTGCGCCAATCGTACTGATAGCAGGTGGGCTTGATCGTGGCTCAGATTATATGGAATTGTTACCTGTGTTTAAAGATAAAGTCAAAGCGGTTGTTGCCATTGGACAGACAAAAGAGAAAATCGGACATATCGCCGCTCTAGCCGGATTAACCGACATTAGGCTTGTCGATACTGGAGATAGCGCTACTGAAGTTTTGCGTGCTGCAATTATAGAGGCTGCTAGTTTAGCTGAACCTGGGGATGTAGTGTTACTCTCTCCAGCTTGTGCTAGTTGGGATATGTTTGCTTCCTATGAAGAGCGTGGACGCATTTTTAAAGAGGTGGTGCATACCCTTTAA
- a CDS encoding UDP-N-acetylmuramoyl-tripeptide--D-alanyl-D-alanine ligase produces MKRSLTEIAVMCGGHVVNVGDSDISIQGVATDSRNISAGCLFVPIKGERFDGHVFAADTLAAGAGATLWANRDEVPPGPAILVEDTLIALQLLAKNYLLESGAKVIGITGSNGKTTTKDLVFSLLSTTYRVHKTQGNFNNHIGLPLTILAMPEYTEIVVLEMGMSGRGEIEMLSRLAEPESVIVTNIGESHLLQLGSRLEIARAKLEILAGLRSGGLFIYNGDEPLITEVLQDPATIKPAEFSTATFGLQPSNDDYPTGIMFIEDGTVFTSSKGGDTPFKLSLLGEHNVVNCLAAITVAIHYGVSAHAIREGLQNVVLTGMRIEMVTGVSGITVLNDAYNASPTSMKAAISVLEKMKGFRRKIAILGDMLELGELEADYHREVGKFLANNKVDQVFTYGHLAEYIAEGAAESLDASSIHAYTDKIELIEKLRSILHPKDAVLVKGSRGMKLEEVVEAIKDFNLQQ; encoded by the coding sequence ATAAAAAGAAGCTTAACGGAAATTGCCGTGATGTGCGGCGGACATGTCGTAAATGTCGGCGATTCCGACATATCCATACAGGGAGTCGCTACGGACTCCCGCAATATTTCGGCCGGATGTCTGTTTGTCCCGATAAAGGGAGAACGGTTTGACGGCCATGTCTTTGCCGCTGATACATTGGCGGCTGGTGCAGGTGCAACGTTATGGGCGAACAGGGATGAAGTGCCACCTGGCCCGGCTATACTTGTAGAAGATACTTTGATAGCACTACAGCTTCTCGCGAAGAACTACTTGCTTGAATCTGGGGCAAAAGTAATTGGCATTACAGGAAGTAATGGGAAGACAACAACAAAAGATCTTGTATTCTCTTTACTTTCTACAACGTATAGAGTGCATAAAACCCAGGGCAATTTCAATAATCATATTGGACTCCCTTTGACTATTCTAGCAATGCCCGAGTACACAGAAATCGTCGTGCTAGAAATGGGTATGAGCGGTCGTGGCGAAATAGAAATGCTCTCAAGACTCGCAGAACCGGAGAGTGTTATTGTAACTAATATTGGTGAATCCCATCTTCTACAGCTCGGTTCGAGGTTAGAGATCGCCCGAGCTAAATTAGAAATTCTCGCTGGATTAAGATCTGGTGGACTTTTTATCTATAATGGGGACGAACCTTTAATAACTGAAGTATTACAGGATCCAGCTACAATAAAACCAGCTGAGTTTAGTACCGCCACCTTTGGGTTACAACCATCTAACGATGACTATCCAACAGGTATCATGTTCATAGAGGATGGTACGGTGTTCACTTCTAGCAAGGGGGGGGACACGCCATTTAAGCTATCCCTACTCGGAGAGCATAATGTTGTAAACTGCCTGGCTGCTATAACTGTAGCTATACACTACGGTGTGTCTGCCCATGCCATTCGGGAGGGACTACAGAATGTAGTACTTACTGGGATGCGAATTGAAATGGTAACCGGGGTTAGTGGAATTACGGTGCTCAATGATGCTTACAACGCAAGTCCTACTTCGATGAAAGCGGCGATTAGCGTCCTTGAGAAGATGAAGGGTTTTCGGCGTAAGATTGCCATTCTCGGGGATATGTTGGAGCTTGGGGAATTAGAGGCAGATTATCACAGAGAAGTTGGTAAGTTCCTAGCAAACAATAAGGTAGATCAAGTATTTACTTACGGACATTTAGCCGAGTATATAGCGGAGGGAGCAGCTGAAAGTTTGGACGCCAGCAGCATTCATGCATATACTGATAAAATCGAGCTTATTGAAAAGTTGAGATCCATATTACATCCGAAGGACGCTGTGCTTGTTAAAGGTTCAAGAGGAATGAAACTGGAAGAAGTCGTTGAAGCAATCAAAGACTTCAACCTTCAACAATAA